The following coding sequences lie in one Methylotuvimicrobium alcaliphilum 20Z genomic window:
- a CDS encoding ferritin-like domain-containing protein gives MKNIFRIAENCLFQASIPEKLLHTHQAWRYCEDDLLSYESVDTPKTIEATQFPDKPRLLSPKQMPRRQLTTPEGLAAFFHALAHIEFVAIYLAWDIIYRFRGLPNEFYRDWLHVADEEAQHFTLLSDHLATLGCDYGDLPAHGGLWDHAQDTQGDLLARLAIVPRCLEARGLDVTPSMIEKLEALGHTEGVAILTRILNDEVGHVQLGSKWFDYQCRQQSLAPSETYKKLINHYFKGKPKGPFNREMRIIAGFSDAELDWLEYE, from the coding sequence ATGAAAAACATATTTCGAATAGCCGAAAACTGCTTGTTCCAAGCCTCGATTCCGGAAAAACTGTTGCACACTCATCAGGCTTGGCGGTACTGCGAGGACGACTTACTAAGCTATGAGTCGGTAGATACGCCAAAGACTATTGAAGCTACGCAATTTCCCGATAAACCTCGGTTATTGTCGCCGAAACAAATGCCGCGTCGGCAATTAACGACTCCAGAAGGCCTTGCAGCTTTTTTTCATGCTTTGGCGCATATCGAGTTCGTTGCAATTTATCTAGCCTGGGATATTATTTACCGATTTCGCGGCTTGCCCAACGAATTTTATCGGGATTGGCTACACGTGGCCGATGAAGAGGCGCAACATTTTACGTTATTAAGCGACCATCTTGCGACACTCGGTTGCGATTATGGCGATTTGCCGGCACATGGCGGTTTATGGGATCATGCTCAAGATACCCAGGGGGATTTATTGGCAAGATTGGCTATTGTGCCGCGTTGCTTGGAAGCGCGCGGTCTGGATGTGACGCCGTCGATGATCGAAAAACTTGAAGCATTGGGTCATACTGAAGGCGTGGCGATTTTAACCCGAATTTTGAATGATGAAGTCGGTCATGTGCAATTAGGTTCGAAATGGTTCGATTATCAGTGCCGCCAACAATCGCTCGCTCCTAGCGAAACCTATAAAAAACTCATCAATCATTACTTCAAAGGCAAACCGAAAGGCCCGTTTAATCGCGAAATGCGTATAATCGCAGGTTTCTCGGATGCTGAACTGGATTGGCTGGAATATGAATAA
- a CDS encoding NnrS family protein, protein MLNWIGWNMNKNDNASTPVFDYPVFGLGFRPFFILAGLFALLLILLWNAIYKGELSVQNYYAPNIWHAHEMLAGYSVAVIAGFLLTAVKNWTGQATASGDRLAGLCLLWLYGRILPFYAELLPDFMIALTDFAFLPVLAYSVSRPILRSGHNKSLVFIVLLALMTAANALVHLEMLDVYESTAMLGLNMLLAIIIVMILVVAGRVFPFFTERGLKGVIAIRNPLLDVLSIVSAASVFLLQMAGISGHILAVSAIAALVVNLVRIAGWHVRQVWYVPLLWILYIGYGWILLGLALSALAAYAIISYSLVLHAFTLGGIGVLTLGMMVRVSLGHTGRVMKVSNVIVTAFVLLNLSAFGRVILPALLPAWYGQFVYISTLAWLAAFALFVFVYAPILLAPRPDGKPD, encoded by the coding sequence ATGCTGAACTGGATTGGCTGGAATATGAATAAGAACGATAATGCCTCGACGCCTGTATTTGATTACCCGGTCTTTGGCTTGGGATTCAGGCCATTTTTTATATTGGCCGGTTTATTCGCGTTATTGCTGATTTTGTTATGGAATGCCATCTATAAAGGCGAATTATCGGTTCAAAATTATTATGCGCCAAATATCTGGCATGCGCATGAAATGCTGGCTGGTTATTCGGTGGCTGTCATTGCCGGCTTTTTGTTAACTGCCGTGAAAAATTGGACCGGACAGGCAACGGCCAGCGGTGATCGTTTGGCCGGACTTTGTTTACTTTGGTTGTACGGCCGAATTTTACCGTTCTATGCCGAGTTATTACCGGATTTTATGATCGCGTTGACCGATTTTGCATTTTTGCCAGTGTTGGCTTATTCGGTTAGTCGGCCGATTCTGCGATCAGGTCATAACAAGAGCTTGGTTTTCATAGTCTTGTTGGCGTTGATGACGGCGGCTAATGCCTTGGTTCACCTTGAAATGCTTGATGTTTACGAAAGTACGGCCATGTTGGGACTCAACATGCTCCTAGCGATTATCATCGTGATGATTCTTGTCGTTGCCGGACGTGTTTTTCCGTTTTTTACCGAACGCGGTTTAAAGGGCGTTATCGCGATTCGGAATCCGCTTTTAGACGTCTTGTCGATTGTTTCAGCCGCCTCGGTTTTCTTGTTGCAAATGGCTGGTATATCCGGGCACATTCTTGCTGTGAGTGCGATTGCCGCTTTGGTAGTCAATCTTGTGCGTATTGCCGGTTGGCATGTGCGACAAGTTTGGTATGTGCCGCTGCTGTGGATATTATATATAGGTTATGGATGGATCCTGCTGGGATTGGCCTTAAGCGCTTTGGCGGCTTATGCAATAATTTCCTATTCTTTGGTTTTGCATGCATTTACGCTTGGCGGAATTGGTGTGTTGACCTTGGGCATGATGGTCAGAGTGTCACTGGGGCATACAGGGCGAGTTATGAAGGTTTCGAATGTCATTGTCACCGCTTTTGTTCTGTTGAATTTATCCGCTTTCGGTAGGGTTATTCTTCCCGCTTTGTTACCTGCTTGGTATGGTCAGTTTGTTTATATCTCGACACTGGCTTGGTTGGCGGCCTTTGCTCTGTTTGTGTTTGTTTACGCGCCGATTTTATTAGCGCCTAGACCCGATGGAAAACCCGATTAG
- a CDS encoding mechanosensitive ion channel domain-containing protein produces MKIIYSTNQAISLFIILLLNFILLSGLLPQVVLAQSQTGKPVTSEYVPENLRNKIEALTAREGLDEGVKTKTLKYYQSALDNLANTGEFNFRSENYQKALQQAPDRIKTLQNEIKQTQQKLEKQKQEDFSHIPIEELEQRLIIEKGKISNLDQQIKRLDALLAEQNNRPQQIRQETVEAKQDLDAARNKLEIPPTSAESKLEIEARQIHLKTLIESRTAELKKLEIEAASNPLRTEAIKSELQLLDIQKNLLAPVIAAIENTLSERRQQEAKEMQEALDQAERELADKHPVIQVVTRDNIQYSRDLQTITAKIEQSGEQKNKIDSKSAEIETDFKSAERKISLAGLSPALGKILREQRRNLPTSGQFSFQSQTIQDETAQTGLAQFKVEDRLKQLADIDQELHSIMGSEVDSKLPANERMMIQAELRVLLNSQKDLLNRLSIAYTTYLRSLGDLDFARQQMLSQAEKFAAYLDERLLWVPSSAPIDTHYLIDLFGSFQWLLSPLNWLSFTKDIVKAALSKSLFSAFSIIILIALMTIKAKVKQQLTAISNRIGKVYTDKFSYTLIAMGDIFVLALPLPLLIFLVGWLLVDNPHVADFSQAIGAGLQAASIPLLTLSIFYRLFAPEGVAQQHFQWKAKNAGVFRKQIAWVRFVAVPSVFLTELSGSPAIASHSDNLGRLAVIILMLSLAAFLFIILKPSKGVLQNYLETNPNGWLYRSRYIWYPASVVIPLTIIGFAAAGYYLSALELQHKLIVTLRMIFISIIIYDLVLRWLTLANRQLALKNARQKRKTAAAQSSKPTTTGSEDNVVTAEEELLDIPKINAQTKALLNVFIGFTLIIGSWMIWRNILPAFAFLDNITLWQHLVMIDNQEAYQPITLTNLFLAGLYAFIVGVAIRNFPGVMELLIFRRITVDAGFRYAVNHLAKYLLISIGFIVVANELGGSWSQVQWLVAALSLGLGFGLQEIFANMVSGIIILFERPIRVGDTVTISDISGKVSRIQMRATTITDWDQKELIVPNKAFITEKMINWTLTDPTTRVVIPIGIAYGSDIELAHKVMLETVRSTPLVLQDPEPSVLMLGFGDSSLDFSIRVYVSELGHRLPVTHDIHFRINHAFREHNIEIPFPQRDIHVRSIVERPTSEPTPIFEPNTNIPSY; encoded by the coding sequence ATGAAAATTATCTACTCAACGAACCAAGCGATATCCTTGTTTATTATTCTCTTGCTTAATTTTATTTTACTAAGCGGCTTATTGCCCCAAGTCGTTTTGGCTCAAAGCCAAACCGGCAAGCCAGTAACATCCGAATATGTCCCGGAGAATCTACGCAACAAAATCGAAGCACTGACCGCACGGGAAGGCCTCGACGAAGGCGTAAAAACCAAAACACTTAAATATTATCAATCTGCTTTAGACAATCTTGCCAATACCGGAGAGTTTAATTTTCGCAGCGAAAACTATCAAAAAGCCCTGCAACAAGCGCCCGATAGAATTAAAACCTTACAAAATGAAATCAAACAAACCCAACAAAAACTGGAGAAACAAAAGCAAGAGGACTTCAGTCACATCCCCATCGAAGAACTCGAGCAACGCCTGATTATCGAAAAAGGCAAAATTAGCAACCTCGACCAACAAATCAAAAGACTCGACGCGCTCTTAGCCGAACAAAACAATCGTCCGCAGCAGATTCGCCAAGAAACGGTTGAGGCCAAACAAGATCTCGATGCCGCCCGAAATAAGCTCGAAATCCCGCCAACATCTGCAGAATCGAAGCTGGAAATCGAAGCCCGGCAGATTCATTTAAAAACCTTGATCGAATCACGCACGGCCGAATTAAAAAAACTGGAAATCGAGGCTGCCAGCAATCCGCTTAGGACCGAAGCCATCAAATCCGAACTGCAATTGTTGGATATACAGAAGAATTTGCTCGCCCCGGTTATCGCTGCAATAGAAAACACCCTGTCCGAACGCCGCCAACAAGAAGCCAAGGAAATGCAGGAAGCCCTCGATCAAGCCGAACGGGAATTGGCCGATAAACATCCGGTCATACAAGTCGTTACCCGTGACAACATTCAATACAGCCGCGATCTTCAGACTATCACAGCCAAGATAGAACAAAGCGGCGAACAGAAAAACAAAATCGATAGCAAATCTGCCGAGATTGAAACCGATTTCAAAAGTGCCGAACGTAAAATCAGCTTAGCCGGACTCAGTCCTGCACTCGGCAAAATACTTAGAGAACAACGACGTAATTTACCGACCTCCGGGCAATTCTCATTTCAATCCCAGACCATCCAAGACGAAACCGCTCAAACCGGTCTTGCGCAATTCAAGGTTGAGGACCGACTGAAGCAATTGGCTGATATTGATCAGGAACTGCATAGCATCATGGGTTCGGAAGTCGACAGCAAGCTACCGGCCAATGAACGAATGATGATACAGGCCGAATTGCGCGTATTACTGAATAGTCAAAAAGATTTATTGAACCGATTATCGATTGCTTACACGACTTATTTGCGAAGCCTCGGCGATCTGGATTTCGCAAGACAACAAATGCTTAGTCAAGCTGAAAAATTTGCCGCTTATCTTGATGAACGTTTGTTGTGGGTACCGAGTTCAGCTCCGATCGATACCCATTACCTCATCGACTTATTCGGTTCATTTCAATGGCTGCTGTCGCCTCTAAACTGGTTAAGCTTTACAAAAGACATCGTTAAAGCCGCACTATCCAAATCGCTATTTAGCGCCTTTTCGATAATAATTCTGATCGCACTCATGACGATCAAGGCTAAAGTCAAACAGCAATTGACAGCCATTTCAAACCGAATCGGAAAAGTCTATACCGACAAATTTTCCTATACATTGATCGCGATGGGCGACATTTTCGTTTTAGCACTGCCTCTGCCCCTCCTGATTTTTTTAGTCGGCTGGTTATTGGTCGACAATCCTCATGTTGCCGACTTTAGTCAAGCAATCGGAGCAGGATTGCAAGCCGCTTCAATACCGTTATTAACGCTTTCGATTTTTTACCGACTGTTCGCACCGGAAGGCGTTGCTCAGCAACATTTTCAATGGAAGGCCAAAAATGCCGGGGTATTTCGCAAACAAATCGCTTGGGTACGATTTGTTGCCGTGCCGAGCGTGTTTCTGACCGAACTGAGCGGAAGCCCCGCTATAGCATCGCATAGCGATAATCTCGGACGACTGGCAGTCATTATCTTAATGCTTTCTTTAGCCGCGTTTTTATTCATTATCCTCAAGCCATCGAAAGGAGTGCTGCAGAATTATCTTGAAACGAATCCGAACGGATGGCTTTATCGATCGCGCTATATTTGGTATCCAGCGTCGGTCGTCATACCCCTAACCATTATCGGATTTGCAGCCGCAGGCTATTATCTAAGCGCTTTGGAATTGCAGCACAAATTGATCGTAACGCTGAGGATGATATTTATCAGTATTATTATTTATGACTTGGTGCTGCGTTGGCTAACTTTGGCTAACCGCCAACTAGCCCTGAAAAACGCACGACAAAAACGCAAGACTGCTGCCGCGCAAAGTTCGAAACCGACAACCACTGGCTCGGAAGATAATGTTGTAACCGCCGAGGAAGAACTGCTGGATATCCCTAAGATCAATGCCCAAACCAAAGCGCTACTGAATGTGTTTATCGGATTTACGCTTATTATCGGATCATGGATGATATGGCGAAATATTTTGCCGGCCTTCGCGTTTCTCGACAACATCACGTTGTGGCAACACCTCGTCATGATTGATAACCAAGAAGCCTATCAGCCTATAACCCTGACCAATTTGTTTCTAGCCGGCCTCTATGCCTTCATTGTCGGTGTTGCGATCCGCAATTTTCCGGGCGTTATGGAGTTGTTGATTTTTCGGCGCATAACGGTCGATGCCGGTTTTCGCTATGCGGTCAATCACTTGGCCAAATATTTATTGATTTCGATCGGCTTTATCGTGGTCGCGAATGAACTAGGCGGCAGTTGGTCTCAGGTGCAATGGTTAGTCGCCGCACTCAGTTTAGGCTTGGGTTTCGGTCTGCAAGAGATCTTCGCGAACATGGTTTCCGGTATTATTATTCTGTTCGAGCGGCCGATACGAGTCGGCGATACCGTGACTATCAGCGATATCAGCGGCAAAGTCAGCCGCATTCAAATGCGTGCCACAACCATCACCGATTGGGATCAAAAGGAATTGATCGTACCGAACAAAGCATTCATCACCGAAAAAATGATCAATTGGACCTTGACCGATCCGACGACACGGGTAGTGATCCCAATCGGTATAGCCTATGGTTCCGATATCGAGCTAGCCCATAAAGTCATGCTGGAAACGGTTAGATCTACACCATTGGTTTTGCAAGATCCAGAACCCAGTGTGTTGATGCTTGGCTTCGGCGATAGTTCTTTAGATTTTTCTATACGGGTTTATGTTAGCGAATTGGGTCACCGACTGCCGGTTACCCATGATATCCATTTCCGAATTAATCATGCCTTCCGTGAGCATAATATAGAAATTCCATTCCCGCAGCGCGACATACATGTCCGCTCGATCGTCGAAAGACCGACAAGCGAGCCGACTCCGATTTTTGAGCCTAATACGAACATTCCGAGCTACTGA
- a CDS encoding TRAP transporter large permease produces MLIVVALIILALLGTPLFAIIAASALLGFYHNEIDLMVVAIEFYRLADMSILLAIPLFTFAGFLLSESQAPARLMRLTQALLGWLPGGLAMVSLTACALLTAFTGASGVTIVALGALLYPALIKAGYRENFSLGLVTTSGSLGLLFAPSLPLILYGVIAQQMSVGRPFTIDELFLAGVMPGLLMLIMLSAWSYWRNRKIGLTRFTVNEAWQALRESRWELPLPFIVLGGIYSGYFAVSEAAAVTTVYVLIVEVLIHREISLSQLPAVMRSAMVMVGGILVILGVSLASTNVMIDADVPGRLFEFVHDHISSRLTFLIALNVFLLILGMMLDIFAALVIMIPLLLPIAVGYGVDPVHLGIIFLANMQIGYFTPPVGMNLFIASYRFQRPLLQLYQATLPFFFILLLAVLIITYWPALTLGLPAWLLPSYSKIS; encoded by the coding sequence ATGCTCATCGTAGTTGCGCTAATTATTCTGGCGCTATTGGGCACTCCATTGTTCGCGATTATCGCCGCCAGCGCCCTACTCGGTTTTTATCATAACGAAATCGACTTAATGGTCGTGGCGATCGAATTTTATCGATTGGCCGATATGTCGATATTGCTGGCAATTCCGCTGTTTACGTTTGCAGGTTTCTTATTAAGCGAAAGCCAAGCACCGGCAAGGCTGATGCGCCTGACACAAGCGCTGCTGGGCTGGTTGCCCGGCGGCCTGGCCATGGTTTCATTAACGGCTTGCGCATTGTTGACGGCGTTTACCGGCGCTTCGGGCGTCACAATCGTCGCATTGGGCGCCTTACTTTATCCGGCCTTGATCAAAGCCGGTTACCGTGAAAATTTCAGCCTCGGCTTGGTGACGACATCCGGCAGCTTGGGTTTACTGTTCGCCCCTTCATTACCGCTGATATTATACGGCGTTATCGCCCAGCAAATGAGCGTGGGCCGGCCGTTTACGATCGATGAGTTGTTTTTGGCCGGCGTGATGCCGGGCCTGCTGATGCTAATCATGTTGTCGGCTTGGAGTTATTGGCGTAACCGCAAAATAGGACTGACCCGATTCACCGTAAACGAAGCCTGGCAGGCTTTGCGCGAATCGCGCTGGGAACTGCCTTTGCCGTTTATCGTGCTGGGCGGCATTTACAGCGGCTATTTCGCGGTATCGGAAGCGGCCGCAGTCACGACGGTCTATGTGCTGATCGTCGAAGTCTTGATTCACCGCGAAATCAGTCTAAGCCAATTGCCTGCCGTGATGCGAAGCGCAATGGTCATGGTCGGAGGCATTCTGGTGATTTTAGGCGTTTCGCTGGCCTCGACGAACGTGATGATCGATGCCGATGTGCCGGGGCGTTTATTCGAATTCGTTCACGATCACATCTCGAGCCGATTGACCTTTCTTATCGCGCTGAACGTGTTTTTGCTGATCTTGGGCATGATGCTCGACATTTTCGCCGCGTTGGTCATCATGATTCCGTTACTGCTGCCGATCGCGGTCGGTTACGGCGTAGACCCCGTGCATTTGGGCATTATTTTTCTGGCGAATATGCAAATCGGCTATTTCACGCCGCCGGTAGGCATGAACTTGTTTATCGCCAGTTACCGGTTCCAGCGACCTCTATTACAGCTATACCAAGCCACATTGCCTTTTTTCTTCATTCTGCTGTTGGCCGTGCTGATCATCACTTATTGGCCGGCGCTCACATTAGGCTTGCCGGCTTGGCTACTCCCTTCATACTCAAAAATTAGTTAA
- a CDS encoding TRAP transporter small permease, whose protein sequence is MCRRLTNGLRRLEDGILALVLAAMILLAIGQVVLRNVWGAGLDWADPLLRILVLWIALLGAMAATRDNNHISIDVLSKYLPPFLKIPAQLISHWFTAIICALLAWQGARLTLMDYQDATTAFASVPVWICQLIIPFGFGIMSLRFVLHGISALMDREAP, encoded by the coding sequence ATGTGTCGGCGTCTCACCAACGGTTTAAGGCGGCTAGAAGACGGTATTTTGGCGTTAGTACTCGCCGCGATGATTTTGCTGGCCATCGGCCAGGTCGTGCTGCGAAACGTTTGGGGCGCCGGCTTGGACTGGGCCGACCCGCTGCTGCGTATCCTAGTGCTATGGATCGCGCTGCTCGGGGCGATGGCCGCAACCCGCGATAATAACCATATCAGCATCGATGTCCTTAGCAAGTACCTGCCCCCATTTCTGAAAATACCCGCTCAACTCATCAGCCACTGGTTTACCGCTATCATTTGCGCACTACTGGCTTGGCAAGGCGCGCGATTGACGTTGATGGACTATCAAGATGCGACTACGGCATTCGCCTCGGTTCCTGTGTGGATTTGCCAACTCATTATCCCATTCGGCTTCGGCATCATGAGTCTGCGCTTTGTGTTGCATGGAATTTCGGCCTTGATGGATAGAGAGGCGCCCTGA
- a CDS encoding TRAP transporter substrate-binding protein translates to MHHLIATLFLMCLTVFSPPALSQMLKIATASPDGTVWMEKMREAADEIKRRTNGRVTFRFYPGGIMGNDASVMRKINVNQLQGGIIPGGGLKDIYPDSQVYSLPLIFRSFDEVDYVRSRMDDLIVKGLEQNGFISFGLSEGGFAYLMSDKPVSRVEDLKGQKIWIPEGDYISRSAFQTIGVSPISLPLTDVMTALQTGLINTVASSPMGAIALQWHARVKFVTDEPLAYLYGTMIVQARAFSRLRPDDQRIVRDVIGAVYKEFNSINRRDNAEALRVLRNQGIQFVATDENDRKNWQAMLEDTKSKMEREGILSQSIIETLRRHLNDFRQGSVH, encoded by the coding sequence ATGCATCATTTAATCGCGACTCTGTTTTTAATGTGCCTGACGGTTTTTTCGCCGCCGGCCCTATCGCAAATGCTCAAAATCGCAACAGCTTCGCCGGACGGTACGGTCTGGATGGAAAAAATGCGCGAAGCTGCCGACGAGATTAAACGGCGCACGAACGGTCGCGTTACCTTTCGGTTTTACCCGGGCGGTATCATGGGCAACGACGCCAGCGTGATGCGTAAAATCAATGTCAATCAATTACAAGGCGGCATTATTCCCGGCGGCGGTTTGAAGGACATTTACCCGGATTCGCAGGTGTATAGCTTGCCGTTGATTTTTCGCTCTTTCGACGAAGTCGATTATGTGCGCTCGCGCATGGACGATTTGATCGTCAAGGGACTCGAGCAAAACGGTTTTATCAGCTTCGGTCTGAGCGAAGGCGGTTTTGCCTATTTGATGTCGGACAAACCGGTGTCGCGGGTCGAAGACCTGAAAGGCCAAAAGATATGGATTCCCGAAGGCGATTACATCAGCCGAAGCGCTTTTCAAACCATCGGCGTATCCCCGATATCGCTGCCGTTAACCGACGTAATGACCGCACTGCAAACCGGCCTGATCAATACGGTCGCCAGCTCGCCGATGGGCGCGATTGCGCTGCAATGGCACGCCCGCGTCAAATTTGTTACCGATGAACCGTTGGCTTATTTGTACGGCACGATGATCGTTCAAGCACGGGCCTTCTCGCGATTAAGGCCGGACGATCAACGAATCGTTCGCGATGTAATCGGCGCGGTTTATAAGGAATTCAACAGTATCAATCGCCGCGATAATGCCGAAGCGCTCAGGGTTTTACGCAACCAAGGCATTCAATTCGTCGCAACCGATGAAAACGATCGAAAAAACTGGCAGGCGATGCTCGAAGACACTAAATCGAAAATGGAACGGGAAGGCATTCTCAGCCAATCGATTATCGAGACCCTAAGACGGCATTTAAACGACTTTCGCCAAGGCTCAGTCCACTAG